CCAACGGTCCGCTGGTCGACGCCGACGGCAGGCTGACCGGCATCGTCGGCGGCAAGTACTCGATCGCGGGCGGCGCCGCCTACCTGGCCACGCACCTCAAGCAGCGCACCGACGCCAACACCATGCTGGTGGCCGCCGGTGACCTCATCGGCGCCTCTCCGCTGATCTCGGCCGCCTACCACGACGAGCCGACGCTCCAGGTGCTCGGCCAGATGGGGCTGAAGGCCTCGGCCGTGGGCAACCACGAGTTCGACGAGGGCTACGACGAGCTCCAGCGCCTTATGGACGGCGGCTGCCACCCCGTCGACGGCTGCTCCAAGGACGGCGAGTGGCAGGGCACCGACTTCGACTTCCTCGGCGCCAACGTGCTGAAGGAGAAGAACGACAAGTACGCGCTCCCGCCGTACTTCATCAAGAAGATCAACGGCGTCAAGGTCGGCTTCATCGGGCTGGTGACCGCCACCACCCCGACCATCGTCACCTCCCAGGGCATCCAGGGCCTGAAGTTCACCGAGGAGGTCGCCGCGGCCAACAAGGTGTCGAAGATGCTGGCGCGGCGCGGCGTCAAGGCCCAGGTCGTGCTGGTCCACGAGGGTGACCAGGTCACCCCGAGCCAGGACCCGAGCGCCTGCTCGGTCACCCCGGGCAACGGCTCGAGGATCGCCGGCGGTCTCGACCCGCAGGTCGACCTGGTCATCAGCGGTCACTCGCACCAGGCCTACATCTGCAAGACCAACGACCCCGCGGGCCAGCCGCGCTACTACACGCAGGGCTCCTCCTTCGGCAGGGTGGTCACGCAGATCGACTTCCAGGTCGACCGGCGGACCAAGGACGTGGTGCGGTCCTCGGTCGTGGCGGGCAACCACGTCGTCACCCGTGACGTCCCCGAGGACGTGCCGGTCCGCGACCTGGTGGACAAGTGGCGGCGCTACAGCGCCGACATCGCGAACAAGCAGGTCGGCAAGATCACCGAAGAGATCGGCACCCGCGCCGCCGCCTCGGGGGAGATGCCGCTCGGCAACCTGATCGCCGACAGCCAGCTCGAGGCGACCAGGACCGGTGGCAACGCGCAGATCGCGTTCATGAACCCGGGCGGCGTGCGCGCGCCCCTCACCTACGCGGGCTCGTCCGCCGGCGAGGGCGACGGCGTCGTGACGTACGGCGAGGCGTTCACCGTCCAGCCGTTCAACAACCTCACCCAGGTGATCACGCTGACCGGCGCGCAGCTCAAGACCGTTCTCGAGCAGCAGTTCGTCGGTGGCCCCAACAACCAGGCGTTCACCAAGATCCTGCAGCCGTCGTCGAACTTCACCTACACCTACAGCAGGAGCGCTCCCTGGGGCTCCAAGGTGTCGGGCATGAAGATCGACGGGGTCGCGGTCACCGACACCCAGTCGATCCGCGTGGCGGTGAACAACTTCCTCGTCGGCGGCGGTGACGCCTTCGCCGAGCTGAAGAACGGCACCGACCTGTGGAGCGGCCCGCTGGACATCGACGCGTTCGTCGACTACCTGGGCAAGCACAGCCCCGTCGCGCCGCCCGCGACCAACCGCATCACCGTCGTCGACTGACCTGGACGGCAGAGGCCCGCGATCAATGCGGTTGCGGGCCTTCACCAGGCACTGGTCCACTTTCGACATGCTTACCGGAACGCGCGTCCGACTGCACCGCATCACGCTCTGGGTGGCCGACGCGAACACCGGCGCCCGGCGGGTCTATGAGAAGGTCGGCTTCGTCGAGGAGGGGCGGGCGCGCGAGTCCTTCCGCCGTGACGGCAAGTGGCACGACATGATCCTCACGGGCCTTTTGGAGGGCGAACTACAGGAGCCATAATCCGCCAAATGTCGCGATTTATGGATTTCTGCGCTGCCGGCCGGGCGGCGTTGCTCGAGGGACGGGCCACCTTCGACCGTCCTCCCGTCGAGGGGGCCACGCGCTGGGGCGCGGCGGCCGTGCTGCGGCCCGAGGGCGAGGTGCTCGACCGGCTGGCTGAGCTGGCCGCCGAGGCGGGGCCGGTGGTGGGCGCGGGGCACTGGGTGCACGACAGGGCGGCGCTGCACCTGACGCTGCGCTCGCTGGAGCCGTACCGGCAGGTGGTTCGGGAGCGGGGCGACTACGGGGCGGCGCTGGCGGCGGCGGCCGAGGGGCTGCCGCCGGTGAGGGTCGAGCTGCGCGGGGTGGCAGCGCACCGGGGCGGGATGCTGGTGTGGGGAGCCCCCGCCGACGTCACGCTGGTGACCCTGCAGAAGCGCTTCGCCCACGAGCTGGGGGCGGCGAGCGCGTTCGAGAGCTGGGAGCGCGACATCTGGTACGTCAGCGTGGTCCACTTCGCGGCCCCCGTGGCGGCGCCCGAGGAGATCGTCGCCTGGTGCGGCGAGCGGGTGGGCCTGCGGGTCGGGCTCGCGGAGCTCACGCGCGCCGAGATCGTCCAGTTCGCCCACACCGGCGCGGGCATGCGGCTGGTGCCGCTGGAAGGCGTCACCCTGGGATAGAACGGACCGTCAGACGTGCACGTGGTTCTCGGCCTCGGCGCTGCCGCGGTCGGGCACGAAGCGGTAGCCGACGTTGCGGACGGTCCCGATCAGCGACTCGTACTCGGGGCCGAGCTTGGCGCGCAGCCGCCGCACGTGCACGTCGACGGTGCGGGTGCCGCCGAAGTAGTCGTAGCCCCAGACCTCCTGCAGCAGCTGGGCGCGGGTGAAGACCCTGCCCGGGTGCTGGGCGAGGTACTTCAGCAGCTCGAACTCCTTGAACGTCAGGTCGAGGGCGCGACCGCGCAGCCTGGCGGTGTAGGTGGCCTCGTCGATGGCCAGGTCGCCGCTGCGGATCTCGTCGGGGACCTCGTCGGCGGACGCCAGGGACAGCCGGCCGGTGGCCATGCGCAGGCGGGCCTCCACCTCGGCGGGGCCCGCGCTGTCGAGCAGGACGTCGTCGACGCCCCACTCGGCGGTCATGCCCGCGAGACCGCCCTCGGTGACGATCACCAGCAGCGGGCAGTCGATGCCAGTGGTCCTGATCAGCCTGCACAGGCTCTTGGCCTGGACCAGCTCGCGGCGGGCGTCGACCAGCACGGCGTCGGCGGGTGGCGCGTCGATCAGGGCCGAGGCCTCGGCGGGCGCGACGCGGACGGAGTGCAGCAGCAGCCCCAGCGCAGGCAGCACCTCGGCGGACGGCTCGAGGGCGTTGGTCAGCAGGAGCAGGTTGCTCATTTCGACTCCTCTGTTCGGGGCGTCCGCGTTTGCCGTACGTGGTGTGCCGTACAAACACGTGTGGGACCCGGGGGCTACGTCGCCCGGATCCCGCTGTAGGTGAGGATAACCCACGTGAATGAAGCGCCCAGGTCGCGTCCACCTGGTGAACAGGCGTTCACACGAAACATTTTCGTTAACGAACCCGCACAATGGAACGGGATCGATTGTGAGGTGGCTATGTCTACTGGAAAAGTTCGCTATTGGGCCGCGGCCAAGGAGGCGGCCGGTGTGGCGGAGGAGATCTTCGAGGCCGACACGCTGGGCGATCTCATGACCAAAATCACAGCTGATCGTGACGAGCTCGCGCGGGTGGTGCGCCGGTCGTCTTTCCTCGTGAACGGAGATCCGGTCGGCAAGCGGGAGCATTCGGCGGTGAGCCTGCCGGAAGGGGCGGTCGTGGAGATCCTTCCGCCCTTTGCCGGAGGATAAGGTAGCGCCAGGCATTCCCCCTGAAGGAGCCCGATGCGCAAGCTGATCATTTTCCTGATCGTGCTGATCGTCCTTCTCGTAGCCGTGGACCGGGTGGCCGTCGCAGGGGTCCAGCGCGACATCGCCACCAGGATCGCCGCCGCCTCCGACCTCTCGGGCACTCCCACCGTCACCATCGAGGGCATCCCCTTCCTCACCCAGGCCATCGCGGGCCGCTACCCGGAGGTCCGCTTCGACCTCGGCACCCTGACCTACAACACCGTCAAGGTGGAGAACCTGCGCGGCGCCGCCTACGACGTGACCGCCCCGCTGGCCGACGTCATCCAGAACCGCGCCCAGATCACCGCGGGGAAGGTGACCGTCCAGGGGACGGTCTCCAGGTCGACCGTGGACAAGTTCGCGCCGCGCGGAGTGAAGATCGGCGGCACCGGCGGCCGGCTCACCGCCTCCGGCGACGTCAACCTGGGCGTGACGAAGGTGAAGTTCACCGCCGAGATGCGGGTCGAGGTGGTCGACGGCGGCATCAAGCTGACCGCCGACAAGGTCAACGGGATCCCCTCCACCTCCGCGGGCTTCCTGACCTACACGATCCCGTTCAAGGGCAAGCTCCCGTTCGACGTCAAGGTGACGGGCGTGAAGACCGTCCCGGCCGGGCTGGAGATCACCGCCGAGGCAAGTGACGTACCTCTCCGTGGCTGACTTCGAACCGAACAGGCCCGCCGTACGTGATGAGGGGGTGAGCCCAGCGGACACCGCCGACGAGGAACTCGTCAGGACCCTCTTCGACGAGCACGCGGGGCCGCTCTACGGTTACGTACTGCGACTGACCGGGGACCCTGGCCGAGCGGAGGATGTCGTGCAGGAGACGCTGCTGCGGGCATGGCGCCATCCCGAGGCGATCTCCGGACGGCCGATCAGGGCGTGGCTGTTCACAGTGGCCCGCAACCTCGTCGTCGACCAGCACCGCGCGCGCAAGGCGAGGCCGCAGGAGGCGGGCGACGAGGCGCTGGCGGTCATTCCCGCCGACGACGAGCTGGAGAAGGCGGTGGAGTCGTGGGCGGTCGCGGAGGCGCTGGCCGCGCTGCGCCCCGAGCACCGCGAGGTGCTGCTGGAGGTCTACTACCGGGGGCAATCGGTGAAGGAGGCGTCGGCGACGCTCGGCATCCCTGCCGGCACCGTCAAGTCACGCACCTACTACGCGCTGCGGGCGCTGAAGCTCGCCCTGGAAGAGCGGGGGCTGGCGCCGTGAACTGCGAGGAGGTACGGCTGTCGCTGGGCGCCTACACGCTGGGCGCGCTCGACGCCGAGGAGGCGCAGGATGTCGAGGTCCACCTGGCCTCGTGCATGGAGTGCACCGACGAGCTGATGGAGCTCGAAGGGCTGCCCGTGTTCCTGTCGAAGGTGTCGGAGAAGGACGTGGAGCTGGTCGCGAGCCCTCCTCGTGAGGTGCTCGACCGGCTGCTGAACGACCGGGTCAAGCGGCATCGGCGCGGACGCCTGCTGCTGGTCGCGGCGGCCTCGGTCGCGGCGCTCGCGGTGGGCGGCACGGTGTGGACCACGCTCCTGGACCGCACGCAGCAGCCGACGGCGGCGACCGCGCAGAACGACCCTGCTCCGGCGGAGCGAGCCCCCGCGGAGCAACCGGCGCAGAAGCAGGACCGGAGCGACGCCGCGCAGCTGGACCAGCCCGACGCGACGAAGGCGTCTCCGTCGGCCTCGGCCGATCTCAGGAAGGCCGAGCCGGGGCGGGCCTTCACCGGGGAGGCGGACCCGGTCAAGGCCACCGTGACGGTGTCGCCGGGCATGCCGCTGCAGGTTCAGCTCGAAGGCGTGCCGCCGGGCACGAAGTGCAGGCTCGTCGTGGTGAGCAAGAACGGCGTCAAGGAGACGTCCGAGCCGTGGACCGTCCAGGCCGCGCACTACGAGGCGGGCGCGGAGGTCTTCTCCGTGGAGAGCCGCACGCCGCCGGAGTCCATCCGCTCCTTCGAGATCAGGGACGCCGAGGACAACGTCCTGGTCAGGGTCCGGGCGAAGTAGGGGAAGAATCCCGCCGCCCGCTCGGTTGCACCTGGCGATGACAGGCTGGTGGGTGGTGCTGGCGACGCTGGCGCTCGGCACGGTGATCGGGGTGGTCAAGCTGCGCCGCGACGGAAGGCTGCGCGAGGCGCGGCAGAGCCTGACGGCTCAGGCGCTGGGCCACGAGCTGGGTGAGCGGGCGACGCTCGTGCAGTTCTCCACCGCGTTCTGCCAGCCCTGCAGGGCGACGCGCCGGGTGCTCGCCGACGTGACCGCGCTGGTGCCGGGCGTACGGCACGTCGAGATCGACGCCGAGTCCCGGCTCGACCTGGTGCGCGAGTTCGACATCATGCGCACACCGACCGTCTTCGTCCTGGACGGCGCGGGAAACGTCGTGAAAAGGGCATCGGGGCAGCCCAGGAAGGCCGACGTGATCGCGGCGCTCGGTGGCGTCCTGTCTCACAGGCCGGACGAGAAGTGACAGAAGGCGAGACGACAGGTAGTGTCGTCGCCATGAACCCCACGACAGAGCTGCTGACGAAGCGGCGCGCGGTTGATTTCTGCCGCGTGTCCACCGCGCTCTGTCGCGCTGCCTGAGGACGGTCTCGCGCGGACATTCCGGTCCGCCCCCATCCGACCCTTCAGGAGCATCCCACGATGCGTGCCGACCCTAGAGTGCTGCGCCTCGGCGCGGCCGTCACCACCCTGGTCCTCGCTCTCGTCCTGGTGACGGAGAGCGGCTGGCTGCTGGCCGTCCAGGCGGTGGTGTTCGCCGCCGGTGTGGCGGGTCGCTCGCCGTACAAGGTGTTCTTCAGGAGTCCGCCGACGAAGACGGAAGACGCCCGCCCGCCGCGGTTCGCGCAGGCGGTGGGGCTTTCCTTCGCGGTCGCGGGGCTGATCGGTTTCATCGCGGGGATCACGCCGCTCGCCCTCGGGGCGACGGCCGCGGCTCTCCTCGCCGCCTTCCTCAACGCAGCCTTCGGATTCTGCCTCGGCTGCGAGATGTACCTGATGATTCGCCGTCTACTGCCCGCTGCCAACATGGAGGTTCCGCAATGAGCCGCTCCGCCGCCCTGGTGGATGCCGACTGGGTCGAGGCCAACCTCGACACGCCCGGTGTCGTGCTCGTCGAGGTCGACGAGGACACCAGCGCCTACGCCAAGGGCCACATCCGCAACGCCGTCAGGATCGACTGGAAGGCCGACCTGCAGGACCCCGTCCGCCGCGACTTCGTGGACAAGGCGGGCTTCGAGGCCCTGCTGTCCGAGCGCGGCATCTCCAACGACGACCTGGTGGTCCTGTACGGCGGCAACAACAACTGGTTCGCCGCCTACGCCTACTGGTACTTCAAGCTCTACGGCCACACCAACGTGAAGCTGCTCGACGGCGGCCGCAAGAAGTGGGAGCTCGACTCCCGCGAACTGGTGACCGACGTTCAGTCCCGCCCCGCGACGACCTACACCGCGAAGGAGCAGGACACCTCGATCCGCGCCTTCCGCGACGAGGCCGTCAACGCGATCGGCAAGCTCAACCTGGTGGACGTGCGCTCGCCCGACGAGTTCACCGGGAAGCTGCTGGCCCCGGCCCACCTGCCGCAGGAGCAGGCGCAGCGCGCGGGGCACATTCCCACCGCTCGCAACATCCCGTGGTCCAAGGCGGCCAACGACGACGGCACCTTCAAGTCCGACGACGAGCTCAAGGAGCTCTACGCCGGCGCCGGCGTCGACTTCGGCAAGGACACCATCGCCTACTGCCGCATCGGCGAGCGGTCCGCGCACACGTGGTTCGTGCTGCACGAGATCCTCGACCAGGCCAATGTGAAGAACTACGACGGTTCGTGGACCGAGTACGGCTCGCTCGTGGGCGTGCCGATCGAGCTGGGGGAGGCCCGCTAATGACTGTTTCGACTCAGGGTTGCGCCGCTCCGGAGCAGACTGTCGCGCTGCCCGCCGGAATCGACCTCTCCACCCAGTCCGTGATCCAGGGTGTGGTGACCGGCGCGGGCACCGCCTACGCCCGCCTGCTCGACCACTCGGGCGAGTTCACCGGCGAGGTCGTGGTGTCCGACGAGGGCATCTTCCGCTTCTTCGCCGCCCCGGGTGACTGGACCGTCCGCATCATCGCGGGCGGCGGCGTCACCAGGGATGTTCCCGTGCAGGCCAAGCTGGGCGAGGTCGCCCAGCTGTCCGTCACGGTCTGATCGCTCCAGACACCGGGAAGGGGGTCGCGTCCACCAGGACGCGACCCCCTTCTGGCGTTCCCGCGTCGGTCTGCAACGATTCGGCGGGCGCCGGTGTTGAAGAGAACGTGAACCAACTCGACTGCCTGGACCCGGTCAGGAAGGCGCTGCTCGACGACCTCGACGCGGGGTTCGCCGAGTTGTACGGCGCCTACCGCGGCCTGGCGTTCTCGACCGCGCTACGGCTCAGCGGCCGGTGGGCGGACGCCGAGGACCTGACGGCGGAGGCGTTCCTCCGCGCCTACCGGGCGTTGGCGGGTTACGATCGCGCGCGCATCGCCGCGCTGCAGCCGCGCCCCTGGCTGA
This window of the Nonomuraea africana genome carries:
- a CDS encoding bifunctional metallophosphatase/5'-nucleotidase; protein product: MTSRSLLPLALAGAIAMGGITLVAGPADAARPERTVPVRLLTINDLHGNLEPPTGSSSRILDPNGPLVDADGRLTGIVGGKYSIAGGAAYLATHLKQRTDANTMLVAAGDLIGASPLISAAYHDEPTLQVLGQMGLKASAVGNHEFDEGYDELQRLMDGGCHPVDGCSKDGEWQGTDFDFLGANVLKEKNDKYALPPYFIKKINGVKVGFIGLVTATTPTIVTSQGIQGLKFTEEVAAANKVSKMLARRGVKAQVVLVHEGDQVTPSQDPSACSVTPGNGSRIAGGLDPQVDLVISGHSHQAYICKTNDPAGQPRYYTQGSSFGRVVTQIDFQVDRRTKDVVRSSVVAGNHVVTRDVPEDVPVRDLVDKWRRYSADIANKQVGKITEEIGTRAAASGEMPLGNLIADSQLEATRTGGNAQIAFMNPGGVRAPLTYAGSSAGEGDGVVTYGEAFTVQPFNNLTQVITLTGAQLKTVLEQQFVGGPNNQAFTKILQPSSNFTYTYSRSAPWGSKVSGMKIDGVAVTDTQSIRVAVNNFLVGGGDAFAELKNGTDLWSGPLDIDAFVDYLGKHSPVAPPATNRITVVD
- a CDS encoding GNAT family N-acetyltransferase, producing the protein MLTGTRVRLHRITLWVADANTGARRVYEKVGFVEEGRARESFRRDGKWHDMILTGLLEGELQEP
- a CDS encoding response regulator transcription factor; amino-acid sequence: MSNLLLLTNALEPSAEVLPALGLLLHSVRVAPAEASALIDAPPADAVLVDARRELVQAKSLCRLIRTTGIDCPLLVIVTEGGLAGMTAEWGVDDVLLDSAGPAEVEARLRMATGRLSLASADEVPDEIRSGDLAIDEATYTARLRGRALDLTFKEFELLKYLAQHPGRVFTRAQLLQEVWGYDYFGGTRTVDVHVRRLRAKLGPEYESLIGTVRNVGYRFVPDRGSAEAENHVHV
- a CDS encoding MoaD/ThiS family protein, whose translation is MSTGKVRYWAAAKEAAGVAEEIFEADTLGDLMTKITADRDELARVVRRSSFLVNGDPVGKREHSAVSLPEGAVVEILPPFAGG
- a CDS encoding DUF2993 domain-containing protein, which encodes MRKLIIFLIVLIVLLVAVDRVAVAGVQRDIATRIAAASDLSGTPTVTIEGIPFLTQAIAGRYPEVRFDLGTLTYNTVKVENLRGAAYDVTAPLADVIQNRAQITAGKVTVQGTVSRSTVDKFAPRGVKIGGTGGRLTASGDVNLGVTKVKFTAEMRVEVVDGGIKLTADKVNGIPSTSAGFLTYTIPFKGKLPFDVKVTGVKTVPAGLEITAEASDVPLRG
- a CDS encoding sigma-70 family RNA polymerase sigma factor, translating into MSPADTADEELVRTLFDEHAGPLYGYVLRLTGDPGRAEDVVQETLLRAWRHPEAISGRPIRAWLFTVARNLVVDQHRARKARPQEAGDEALAVIPADDELEKAVESWAVAEALAALRPEHREVLLEVYYRGQSVKEASATLGIPAGTVKSRTYYALRALKLALEERGLAP
- a CDS encoding anti-sigma factor family protein is translated as MNCEEVRLSLGAYTLGALDAEEAQDVEVHLASCMECTDELMELEGLPVFLSKVSEKDVELVASPPREVLDRLLNDRVKRHRRGRLLLVAAASVAALAVGGTVWTTLLDRTQQPTAATAQNDPAPAERAPAEQPAQKQDRSDAAQLDQPDATKASPSASADLRKAEPGRAFTGEADPVKATVTVSPGMPLQVQLEGVPPGTKCRLVVVSKNGVKETSEPWTVQAAHYEAGAEVFSVESRTPPESIRSFEIRDAEDNVLVRVRAK
- a CDS encoding TlpA family protein disulfide reductase is translated as MTGWWVVLATLALGTVIGVVKLRRDGRLREARQSLTAQALGHELGERATLVQFSTAFCQPCRATRRVLADVTALVPGVRHVEIDAESRLDLVREFDIMRTPTVFVLDGAGNVVKRASGQPRKADVIAALGGVLSHRPDEK
- a CDS encoding DUF4395 domain-containing protein, with protein sequence MRADPRVLRLGAAVTTLVLALVLVTESGWLLAVQAVVFAAGVAGRSPYKVFFRSPPTKTEDARPPRFAQAVGLSFAVAGLIGFIAGITPLALGATAAALLAAFLNAAFGFCLGCEMYLMIRRLLPAANMEVPQ
- a CDS encoding sulfurtransferase; the encoded protein is MSRSAALVDADWVEANLDTPGVVLVEVDEDTSAYAKGHIRNAVRIDWKADLQDPVRRDFVDKAGFEALLSERGISNDDLVVLYGGNNNWFAAYAYWYFKLYGHTNVKLLDGGRKKWELDSRELVTDVQSRPATTYTAKEQDTSIRAFRDEAVNAIGKLNLVDVRSPDEFTGKLLAPAHLPQEQAQRAGHIPTARNIPWSKAANDDGTFKSDDELKELYAGAGVDFGKDTIAYCRIGERSAHTWFVLHEILDQANVKNYDGSWTEYGSLVGVPIELGEAR
- a CDS encoding DUF1416 domain-containing protein, which codes for MTVSTQGCAAPEQTVALPAGIDLSTQSVIQGVVTGAGTAYARLLDHSGEFTGEVVVSDEGIFRFFAAPGDWTVRIIAGGGVTRDVPVQAKLGEVAQLSVTV